Proteins co-encoded in one Ruegeria sp. HKCCD4315 genomic window:
- a CDS encoding alpha/beta fold hydrolase has translation MSAFPEFGPKAETHQLTIGGVTMRVVVEGDGPPVVFVPGGDQTAEAYSEQFSRLSDSFKCITYDPRGAGDTLSPPPPWTMHDYAADCAAVIDAFTGGQATVCGLSLGGLVTQQTAIDFPGKVRLAIPMGTSAYIDGFTRDWMQAEIDLRKDGITLPDYFLAPHYAVYAFPAKALHETELWEQLKASYTERFRDRDPQATIDQWEACLEFDCREGLKTCPVPMHVIAFSEDVQTAPVMCKVVSDLAPNGVFHEIPGLGHVSMTRHKPEIVAAKLREILTAELVQL, from the coding sequence ATGTCAGCTTTCCCTGAATTTGGGCCAAAAGCCGAAACACACCAATTGACCATCGGCGGCGTCACCATGCGGGTCGTCGTCGAAGGGGACGGGCCGCCAGTCGTGTTTGTTCCCGGAGGCGATCAGACGGCTGAGGCCTATTCCGAGCAATTCTCGCGCCTGTCTGACAGTTTTAAGTGCATCACCTATGATCCACGGGGGGCTGGTGATACGCTGTCACCCCCTCCACCGTGGACGATGCATGACTATGCCGCAGATTGCGCTGCCGTGATTGACGCCTTTACCGGTGGGCAAGCGACCGTCTGCGGTCTGTCACTGGGCGGTCTGGTTACGCAGCAAACCGCGATAGACTTCCCGGGCAAGGTGCGGCTGGCCATTCCCATGGGCACCTCAGCCTATATCGACGGGTTCACCCGTGACTGGATGCAAGCCGAGATCGACCTGCGCAAGGATGGCATCACCCTGCCAGACTATTTTCTGGCGCCGCATTATGCGGTTTACGCCTTTCCGGCCAAAGCACTGCACGAAACCGAGCTTTGGGAACAGCTCAAGGCATCCTACACCGAACGTTTTCGGGATCGCGACCCACAGGCAACGATTGATCAGTGGGAGGCCTGTCTGGAATTCGATTGCCGCGAAGGGCTAAAAACCTGCCCGGTCCCGATGCACGTCATCGCCTTTTCCGAGGATGTTCAAACCGCTCCGGTCATGTGCAAAGTTGTTTCTGATCTTGCGCCCAACGGCGTGTTCCACGAAATTCCCGGCCTGGGCCATGTTTCGATGACCCGCCACAAACCGGAAATCGTAGCGGCAAAACTGCGCGAGATTTTGACCGCCGAATTGGTGCAGCTATAA
- a CDS encoding ferric reductase-like transmembrane domain-containing protein codes for MKWPYLALIYVLLILAPLGFSWSLGWPPRSFHQELASGLGMLAFSIILVEFLLSGRFRFSSSGLGMDVTMRVHQLMARTALGFALIHPLLYQGTPSGGRRPWDETNQITISTDFSALVSGIGAYFLLFILVASAIARKSLDYKYETWRLFHGLGALVIACLLLHHTVYAGRYGGHPLLAYLWLTLTSIAVGTVLYVYLVRPLRQRKRPWRVTSVSRLTPRQWELRIKPDGHNGLTFEAGQFAWLNVGHSAFSLHENPFSISSAPAEGPEVSFLIKELGDFTCSLGQIAPQTPVYLDAPHGNLSISHRPEKGIVLIAGGVGIAPMLSIMRQVRLSRTQRGLKLIYGNRVEEQIVFRQELSKEETVYVLSEPPRDWSGETGLIDGPLLDHNLSSEQFESWLFVLCGPPAMMDAVEDHLIARGTASHRILSERFDYD; via the coding sequence ATGAAATGGCCTTATCTGGCGCTGATTTACGTTTTGCTGATCTTGGCTCCCTTGGGTTTTTCTTGGTCTCTGGGATGGCCACCACGATCCTTTCATCAAGAGCTCGCGTCCGGGCTTGGAATGCTTGCGTTTTCAATAATCTTAGTCGAGTTCCTGCTGTCTGGGCGGTTCAGGTTCAGCTCTTCCGGCTTGGGTATGGATGTGACCATGCGAGTGCATCAGTTGATGGCGCGTACAGCACTCGGCTTTGCGCTGATACACCCGCTTCTGTATCAGGGTACGCCTTCTGGCGGACGCCGACCGTGGGATGAAACAAATCAAATTACGATTTCAACCGACTTTTCAGCGCTGGTATCGGGCATCGGCGCATATTTTTTACTGTTCATTCTAGTCGCCTCGGCAATTGCCCGTAAATCCCTTGATTACAAGTACGAAACATGGCGCCTCTTTCACGGGCTGGGAGCCTTGGTGATTGCTTGCCTGCTGTTGCACCACACGGTCTATGCTGGGCGCTACGGTGGGCATCCGCTATTGGCGTATCTCTGGCTTACCCTGACCAGTATTGCAGTTGGAACTGTGCTGTATGTCTATCTCGTTCGGCCTTTACGTCAGAGGAAAAGGCCATGGCGCGTCACTTCTGTGTCTCGACTAACACCGAGGCAATGGGAGTTGCGCATCAAGCCAGATGGTCACAACGGACTAACCTTCGAAGCAGGGCAGTTTGCCTGGCTAAATGTCGGCCACAGTGCTTTCTCGCTGCACGAGAACCCATTCTCGATTAGTTCAGCACCAGCCGAAGGCCCCGAAGTTTCATTTCTAATAAAGGAACTTGGGGATTTTACATGCAGTCTCGGACAGATCGCTCCGCAAACCCCAGTCTATCTGGATGCCCCACACGGGAATCTGTCGATCAGCCACCGCCCTGAGAAAGGCATTGTTCTTATCGCAGGTGGTGTCGGGATCGCGCCCATGTTGAGCATTATGCGTCAAGTTCGACTGAGTAGAACACAGCGCGGTCTCAAGCTTATCTATGGCAACCGGGTGGAGGAGCAGATTGTTTTTCGACAGGAGTTGTCCAAAGAAGAAACAGTATATGTTCTATCCGAACCGCCAAGGGATTGGTCCGGAGAGACAGGCTTGATCGACGGTCCCCTGTTGGATCACAATTTGTCTTCTGAACAATTTGAAAGCTGGCTTTTTGTTCTCTGCGGCCCCCCTGCCATGATGGACGCCGTCGAAGATCATCTGATCGCACGGGGCACCGCGTCCCACCGGATTTTGTCTGAAAGGTTTGACTATGATTAG
- a CDS encoding universal stress protein: MRHRTVAYYVGVDADDASILECADTARIQNDHLNCVLIAALPSLPYLKYGSNKFVEAGLPSDWLDVLHAKNAALKSRATRVEALLVGRDVSANVVAFMGPGAELQQLVAEQAKCSDIAFLDAGLRRDPDLFHMIACGVLFHSPVALMINGDPFAQRDCIFLAWNDSLPASRATHLALPILLAANEVVIGCFDFPSPEDLEGSVPGNDLAEWLGHHGCDVTVSQFQCGGNSIADCIQERASEAGADLVVMGAYGHSHLRESVFGGTTQAMLEQTSLPVLLGH; the protein is encoded by the coding sequence ATGCGACACAGAACAGTGGCATATTATGTAGGAGTTGATGCTGACGACGCGTCGATTTTGGAATGCGCTGATACTGCCCGTATCCAGAACGACCACTTGAATTGCGTATTGATCGCGGCGTTACCTAGCCTGCCTTACCTGAAGTATGGATCAAACAAGTTCGTTGAGGCGGGTCTGCCCTCAGATTGGTTGGACGTTCTTCACGCGAAAAATGCCGCCTTGAAGTCTCGCGCCACTAGAGTTGAAGCGCTTCTGGTTGGGCGGGACGTATCGGCAAATGTAGTTGCCTTTATGGGGCCTGGAGCAGAGTTACAGCAACTTGTAGCAGAACAAGCCAAATGCTCCGATATCGCCTTTCTAGACGCTGGATTGCGAAGAGATCCCGATTTATTTCACATGATCGCGTGCGGAGTATTGTTTCATTCGCCTGTCGCTCTGATGATCAATGGAGATCCGTTTGCCCAACGCGACTGCATTTTTTTGGCATGGAATGACAGCTTGCCTGCGTCTAGGGCGACGCATTTAGCCTTACCCATTCTTCTGGCGGCCAATGAAGTTGTGATTGGGTGTTTTGATTTCCCGTCGCCTGAGGACTTAGAAGGTAGCGTGCCCGGAAATGACCTAGCTGAATGGCTCGGCCATCACGGTTGCGACGTGACCGTGTCGCAGTTCCAGTGCGGGGGAAATTCAATTGCAGACTGCATTCAAGAACGAGCAAGCGAAGCGGGGGCCGATCTCGTTGTTATGGGAGCTTATGGGCATTCCCATTTGCGAGAGTCAGTTTTTGGGGGCACGACGCAAGCAATGTTGGAGCAGACAAGTTTACCAGTGCTTTTAGGACACTGA
- a CDS encoding M81 family metallopeptidase codes for MRIAIAGFQHETNTFVDAPTRLSDFEQADSWPELLSGQDVLDVTRGMNLPIAGFAKAALLDGVDVLPVLWCAAEPGGKVTDHAFDTIAGRIADALADMTPLDGVYLDLHGAMVTESCDDGEGELLSRIRQVIGKDLPLVASLDMHANISGQMVDLSDAMTIFRTYPHLDMADTGARAFRMMLDICSKGPPAKAWRQGEYLIPLHSQYTEIDPAKTLYAALDALDGSGGRLLELAMGFTAADTADCGPSVLAYSASQSDADALSAQMFEQLQTAEARFDTALLSPKDAVATARRANVKGPVVIADVQDNPGAGASADTTGLLRELVHQNAPSAILGLLHDPQLAAKAHKLGERAEFEAEIGGKGPGDTPFSAQVKVHHLSDGQCSYTGEMYGGGVATLGPSVALQITGTQIHVLVTSIRNQCLDLAQIRLFNLEPEDAKILCVKSTVHFRADFEPIAHKVLVCASPGQFPCELADVSYSKLRAEVGTIE; via the coding sequence ATGAGAATTGCAATCGCAGGATTTCAGCACGAAACCAACACTTTCGTCGACGCTCCGACGCGGCTGAGCGATTTTGAACAAGCCGACAGCTGGCCGGAATTGCTGAGTGGTCAAGACGTACTGGATGTGACCCGCGGTATGAACCTGCCCATCGCTGGTTTCGCAAAAGCTGCGTTGTTGGATGGGGTCGATGTGTTGCCTGTCCTGTGGTGCGCCGCCGAACCGGGCGGCAAGGTCACGGATCACGCCTTTGACACTATTGCCGGACGCATCGCTGACGCGTTGGCGGACATGACGCCGCTGGATGGGGTCTATCTGGACCTGCACGGCGCCATGGTCACCGAGTCCTGCGATGATGGTGAAGGAGAACTGTTGTCGAGGATCAGGCAGGTGATCGGGAAGGACTTACCGCTTGTTGCAAGCCTTGATATGCACGCCAATATCTCGGGGCAAATGGTGGATTTATCGGACGCGATGACCATTTTCCGCACCTATCCACATCTCGACATGGCAGACACAGGCGCGCGGGCCTTTCGAATGATGCTCGACATCTGTTCAAAGGGTCCACCTGCTAAAGCGTGGCGGCAGGGTGAGTACCTGATCCCCCTGCACAGCCAATACACGGAAATTGACCCGGCCAAAACGCTGTACGCCGCGCTGGATGCCTTGGACGGGTCGGGTGGGCGCCTTTTGGAACTCGCCATGGGATTCACCGCAGCCGATACAGCCGATTGCGGACCATCCGTCTTGGCCTACAGCGCGTCTCAGTCCGATGCCGACGCATTGTCAGCGCAGATGTTCGAACAGTTGCAGACGGCTGAAGCACGGTTCGATACCGCCCTACTAAGCCCCAAAGATGCTGTTGCCACTGCACGCCGCGCAAACGTCAAAGGACCTGTTGTCATTGCGGATGTGCAGGATAACCCCGGGGCCGGAGCGTCCGCCGACACGACAGGATTGCTACGTGAGCTCGTGCATCAGAACGCGCCCTCGGCCATTCTCGGGCTGCTGCATGACCCGCAGCTGGCTGCCAAGGCCCACAAACTGGGCGAACGTGCGGAATTCGAGGCCGAGATTGGCGGTAAAGGTCCCGGCGACACCCCCTTTTCTGCACAAGTGAAGGTGCACCACCTGAGTGACGGCCAATGCAGCTATACCGGCGAAATGTATGGCGGCGGCGTTGCAACGCTCGGCCCGTCGGTCGCATTGCAAATAACCGGAACGCAGATCCATGTCCTTGTCACCAGCATTCGAAATCAATGTCTGGATCTGGCGCAGATACGTTTGTTCAATCTGGAGCCGGAAGACGCAAAGATACTATGTGTCAAAAGCACAGTGCACTTCCGAGCCGATTTTGAGCCCATCGCGCACAAGGTTTTAGTATGCGCCTCGCCGGGACAGTTTCCATGTGAACTGGCGGACGTCAGCTATTCAAAGCTACGCGCTGAGGTTGGTACAATTGAATGA
- a CDS encoding flavodoxin domain-containing protein yields the protein MTVLIAFATVEGQTEKIACFINDVAKNAGFNAKLINTDEMSSHVSLDDVVKVVLLAPVHERRHPESFEAFVASNRDALMERKSLVLSVGLKAAFASGREEARDYLDEMLLRTGFEPNATALIAGAVRPENYGYFEREILKHVVLLGRKIDPREGAREFTDWDELTSIVIDFLGENGRANTLQPPAKS from the coding sequence ATGACCGTACTCATCGCCTTCGCTACAGTCGAAGGCCAGACAGAAAAGATTGCGTGTTTCATCAACGATGTCGCGAAGAATGCTGGTTTCAACGCAAAGCTGATCAATACCGATGAAATGTCCAGCCACGTATCACTTGACGATGTGGTCAAGGTTGTTCTTCTGGCCCCTGTCCACGAGCGTAGGCATCCCGAGTCATTCGAGGCTTTTGTCGCTTCAAATAGAGACGCCCTAATGGAACGAAAGTCTCTCGTGCTTTCCGTCGGTCTAAAAGCTGCTTTTGCGTCAGGTCGAGAAGAAGCACGCGACTATCTTGACGAAATGCTTCTTCGAACAGGTTTTGAACCAAATGCGACGGCTTTGATCGCAGGCGCGGTGAGGCCCGAAAACTACGGGTATTTTGAGAGGGAGATCCTTAAGCACGTCGTCTTGCTCGGTCGAAAAATCGATCCACGAGAAGGAGCAAGGGAGTTTACTGACTGGGATGAGCTAACGTCAATTGTGATAGATTTCCTTGGCGAAAACGGTCGGGCGAACACGCTTCAACCTCCAGCAAAATCTTAA
- a CDS encoding LysR family transcriptional regulator, translating to MAERLDIEGLRALVAISTHGGVTRAAEHLALSQPAVSHKIKRLETVLDCELLARRAGGPLFTEAGTRLLEYAHRMMDLHDEALAALGKKPLAGTIKLGMTEDTTGGDVARILGRFTRLHPETTVSTRVAQSLTLSDWLIAGEIDIAVIQVMRDEVRSDDLVLYEDRLHWIKSYDLSLNLNASVPFLAFDQNCFYKHWAQSQNSRTGHQFEAVLECPSVSGILSATRAGLGIALMNGLHVPQDLEVIEDVFPEPPAIAYVARSNPKRRSDAARALLSEITAEVGRPSTLRVA from the coding sequence ATGGCTGAGCGTTTGGACATCGAAGGTTTGCGCGCCTTGGTCGCGATCTCGACCCATGGCGGTGTAACGCGCGCCGCCGAGCATTTAGCGCTGTCTCAACCTGCAGTGAGCCACAAAATCAAGCGGCTTGAGACTGTTCTAGATTGTGAACTCCTAGCACGCCGCGCCGGTGGGCCATTGTTCACCGAGGCCGGTACACGCCTGTTAGAGTATGCGCACCGGATGATGGATTTGCATGACGAAGCGCTCGCCGCTCTTGGAAAGAAGCCTTTGGCTGGCACCATTAAATTGGGCATGACCGAAGATACAACGGGCGGTGACGTTGCGCGCATCCTTGGCCGCTTTACACGTCTGCACCCAGAGACCACGGTCAGCACGCGGGTCGCGCAAAGCCTAACACTGTCTGATTGGCTTATCGCGGGTGAAATCGACATCGCGGTTATACAGGTCATGAGAGACGAAGTCCGTAGCGATGACCTTGTGCTGTATGAGGACCGGCTGCACTGGATCAAGTCTTATGATCTATCACTGAATCTTAACGCATCCGTTCCATTCCTCGCGTTCGATCAAAACTGCTTCTACAAGCACTGGGCACAATCGCAGAACTCAAGAACGGGTCATCAATTTGAAGCAGTTTTAGAATGCCCGAGCGTATCAGGTATCCTTTCGGCAACGCGCGCGGGGCTCGGTATAGCCCTAATGAATGGCTTGCACGTGCCCCAAGACTTGGAAGTTATCGAAGATGTGTTCCCGGAGCCTCCTGCGATTGCATACGTTGCGCGCTCTAACCCCAAAAGGCGTAGTGACGCCGCCCGCGCACTGCTCAGCGAAATCACCGCCGAGGTGGGACGCCCGTCGACCTTGCGCGTAGCGTAA
- a CDS encoding Hsp20/alpha crystallin family protein: MSRFFGGGSPFLPMETAAQRTGFPSLDMTGAISPAIDVQETDSAIVLTAELPGLEEDDVEIEIKDRRLILRGQKKIAHDETGDLRVSERSYGSFSRAMSLPDTVEIDKISATFDKGVLHIEMPKTEPQDPSRKIKVSSK; this comes from the coding sequence ATGTCGCGTTTTTTCGGGGGAGGATCACCTTTCCTACCAATGGAAACGGCTGCGCAACGCACGGGTTTTCCGTCTCTTGACATGACAGGTGCGATTTCACCTGCAATCGATGTCCAAGAAACGGATTCTGCGATTGTCCTGACGGCTGAATTGCCAGGGCTCGAAGAGGATGATGTGGAAATTGAAATCAAGGATCGCAGGCTAATCCTGCGTGGTCAGAAGAAGATTGCGCATGACGAAACGGGCGATCTGCGTGTCAGCGAAAGAAGCTATGGCAGCTTTTCCAGAGCCATGTCGCTGCCAGACACTGTTGAAATCGACAAGATTTCAGCAACATTCGACAAAGGCGTTTTGCATATCGAAATGCCGAAGACTGAGCCTCAGGATCCAAGCCGCAAGATCAAGGTATCGTCGAAATAG
- a CDS encoding nuclear transport factor 2 family protein — MEELIEIGRSFVEAMRERRGLGSVDEMYAENAQSIEAVVPPVRQFRVSKGREAIKGKREDWLASHEINELEVDGPYVHPPNRFGVRFRAEVIQKATGERMALREIAVYSVAEGKIVLEEFFMLPK, encoded by the coding sequence ATGGAAGAGTTAATTGAAATCGGTAGATCCTTCGTCGAGGCCATGCGTGAGCGCAGGGGCCTTGGAAGTGTTGATGAAATGTATGCGGAAAACGCACAGTCGATAGAGGCCGTTGTGCCTCCGGTTCGACAATTCCGCGTTTCAAAGGGTCGCGAAGCCATCAAGGGAAAAAGAGAGGATTGGTTGGCATCGCATGAAATCAATGAACTAGAAGTGGACGGCCCCTACGTCCACCCACCCAACCGCTTTGGAGTGCGCTTCAGAGCTGAAGTGATTCAGAAGGCTACGGGTGAGCGTATGGCCCTGCGTGAGATCGCAGTGTATTCGGTGGCGGAAGGCAAGATTGTATTGGAAGAGTTCTTCATGCTGCCGAAGTAA
- a CDS encoding adenylate/guanylate cyclase domain-containing protein, whose translation MVRQSSGRVVKTMGDGCLAEFPSPVEAARTALAVQEAMESRDTDRPVQERLHFRIGMHVGDVVVVDNDILGDAVNVAARLEALAPVGGICLSLSARDQIKGRIDVEIIPLGAVSVKNIPEPIEAWVIGEDPAGLLVVSAKLPAVVVMPFEEIGSEDEFFC comes from the coding sequence ATGGTACGTCAATCAAGCGGGCGGGTTGTCAAAACAATGGGTGATGGCTGTCTGGCTGAGTTTCCGTCGCCGGTCGAAGCTGCTCGGACTGCCCTCGCCGTTCAGGAAGCGATGGAGAGCCGTGATACAGATCGGCCAGTGCAAGAAAGGCTGCATTTTCGAATTGGGATGCATGTCGGCGACGTGGTCGTCGTTGATAACGATATCTTAGGCGATGCGGTGAATGTGGCGGCGCGGCTGGAGGCTTTAGCACCTGTTGGCGGGATTTGCCTGTCACTATCGGCACGGGATCAGATCAAGGGACGCATAGACGTTGAGATAATCCCCCTAGGAGCTGTTTCGGTAAAGAACATTCCAGAACCGATTGAAGCATGGGTTATTGGAGAAGATCCAGCCGGTTTACTTGTAGTTTCGGCAAAGCTGCCTGCCGTTGTGGTAATGCCATTTGAAGAGATTGGGAGCGAAGACGAGTTTTTTTGCTGA
- a CDS encoding alpha/beta fold hydrolase, producing MTHLVDQHVLINGTRITHGVHGEGEPVVLLHGTPSSSYIWRNVLPTLVEAGYKVHLYDLLGYGLSERPQDPSIDTSVTGQVPILEGLLDVWGLKDFHFIAHDIGGGVAQRFGIQSPERLRSLTMIDVVSYDSWPSKRTREQMQAGLEKLIKAPDTDHREHFRNWLNSTVQNKERLAETSMETYLDFICGPVGQGSFFQHQVMHYDPKHTDEIAPRYGELGQKPVQLIWGADDAWQVVDWAHKLHSAIPGSELHVLENCGHFSMEDQPEKISGLLVDFLGRNR from the coding sequence ATGACCCACCTCGTCGACCAACATGTTCTCATCAACGGCACCCGTATTACACATGGTGTACACGGAGAGGGTGAGCCCGTGGTTCTCCTGCATGGCACACCGTCTTCCTCGTATATTTGGCGGAACGTACTGCCAACGCTTGTCGAAGCTGGCTACAAAGTACATTTGTATGACCTGCTCGGTTATGGCCTGTCAGAGCGCCCGCAAGACCCGAGCATTGATACGTCCGTCACGGGCCAAGTGCCGATCCTTGAGGGGTTGCTGGATGTTTGGGGCCTTAAAGACTTCCACTTCATCGCACACGATATCGGCGGCGGCGTTGCCCAGAGGTTCGGCATTCAGTCGCCGGAACGGCTGCGCAGTTTGACCATGATTGACGTAGTAAGCTATGACAGTTGGCCATCCAAACGCACGCGCGAGCAGATGCAGGCCGGTTTGGAAAAGCTGATCAAAGCGCCCGATACAGACCACAGAGAACACTTTCGCAACTGGCTCAACTCGACGGTTCAAAACAAGGAGCGCTTGGCGGAGACGTCGATGGAAACCTACCTCGATTTCATTTGCGGCCCAGTCGGACAGGGCAGCTTCTTTCAGCATCAAGTGATGCACTATGATCCGAAGCACACAGACGAGATAGCCCCGCGCTACGGCGAGCTTGGTCAAAAGCCAGTACAACTGATTTGGGGTGCAGATGACGCATGGCAGGTAGTGGATTGGGCGCACAAATTACACTCGGCAATTCCAGGATCAGAACTGCATGTGCTAGAAAACTGCGGTCACTTCTCAATGGAAGATCAGCCGGAAAAGATCTCTGGATTGCTCGTCGACTTCCTCGGCAGAAACCGATGA